The Ciona intestinalis chromosome 11, KH, whole genome shotgun sequence genome has a segment encoding these proteins:
- the LOC100186320 gene encoding U6 snRNA-associated Sm-like protein LSm3, whose amino-acid sequence MADDEDQQQAPASQTVEEPLDLIRLSLDERVYVKMRNERELRGRLHAYDQHLNMVLGEVEETVTAVEIDEETYEEIYKQTKRTIPMLFVRGDGVILVSPPLRAGA is encoded by the coding sequence ATGGCGGATGATGAAGACCAACAACAAGCGCCAGCGAGTCAAACTGTTGAAGAGCCTTTGGATTTAATTCGCTTGAGTTTAGACGAGCGTGTGTACGTCAAAATGCGCAATGAGCGCGAGTTGCGTGGACGACTGCACGCGTACGATCAGCATTTGAACATGGTGCTGGGAGAGGTGGAAGAAACGGTCACGGCTGTCGAAATTGACGAGGAAACTTACGAAGAGATCTATAAGCAGACCAAGAGGACTATCCCAATGCTCTTTGTCAGAGGAGACGGTGTCATCTTGGTCTCCCCTCCACTAAGAGCTGGAGCATAG